Proteins found in one Candidatus Nitrosopelagicus brevis genomic segment:
- a CDS encoding CbtA family protein, whose product MKTGLFIIIVLVSGCFAGLIHGGINLAIVEPYLDQAIGIENQTLFATGEEEDTSEFWVEYNSYRVWQKGGQVLAGAILGTSIAALVGIVFLFARKVLPQGNNVKKTLVLSGLMWFTIFVIPFLKYPANPPTVGETETVVLRSILFLSFIAISGLGAVGFYQVYKRLQNKKILAFVGYAAFISAVFFIMPENPDEITAPMELVDGFRGASFVAVTVYWLTLGLILGGFIEKLQERLKLKS is encoded by the coding sequence ATGAAAACAGGTCTCTTCATAATCATTGTCCTAGTTTCAGGATGTTTTGCAGGTTTGATCCATGGTGGAATTAATCTTGCAATAGTCGAACCATATCTTGATCAAGCAATTGGAATTGAAAATCAAACTCTCTTTGCAACAGGTGAAGAAGAAGATACTTCTGAATTCTGGGTAGAATACAATTCATATCGTGTTTGGCAAAAAGGTGGTCAAGTGTTAGCAGGCGCAATTCTTGGAACATCTATTGCAGCGTTGGTTGGAATTGTATTTCTCTTTGCAAGAAAAGTATTGCCTCAAGGAAACAATGTCAAAAAAACACTTGTTTTATCTGGCTTGATGTGGTTTACAATCTTTGTAATTCCTTTCTTAAAGTATCCTGCAAATCCTCCTACTGTCGGAGAAACTGAAACTGTCGTATTACGTTCAATTCTTTTCCTATCGTTTATAGCAATTTCAGGATTGGGTGCTGTTGGATTTTATCAAGTTTACAAAAGATTACAAAACAAGAAAATTCTTGCATTTGTAGGATATGCCGCATTCATCAGCGCTGTATTTTTCATAATGCCTGAAAATCCTGACGAGATAACTGCACCTATGGAACTCGTTGACGGATTTAGAGGTGCATCATTTGTAGCAGTAACCGTTTACTGGCTAACATTGGGCTTGATTCTTGGTGGATTCATTGAAAAACTTCAAGAACGACTTAAGCTGAAGAGTTAG
- a CDS encoding M3 family oligoendopeptidase gives MQKYKNGIWDLDDLVKNPTRQTFDKKIKEIQKQSEKFAKNKSQLKPNMSSKKFLQLLHEIEDITEKSSKIGGYAGLKFSEDTQSDEATALLNRISQFGSTIQNKMLFFDLWWKKQVDEKNARRLIKDAGELSDYLRYKRLVAKYALTEPEEKIINTLDVTGISALVKIYDKITNAFTYTVNVNGKKKTMGREQLTTLVRNKNPKVREAAYKSLLTKYQDNKGVIGQIYQNIVLNWKNEGIDMRGFKDPISIQNISNDVDDKTIDVMLEVCKKNAPVFQKYFQQKAKRVGVKKLRRYDLYAPSKKSAAERNYTFDQGTKLVLDSLNRFSPKIAEYASRVFNENHIDYSLRHGKRDGAFCSTPLPYITPFVLINYTGKSRDVFTLAHEIGHAVHSVAASEKSILVSDAPLPLAETASTYSELLLYDNISSQISDGEKASMLSDKIDDFYATIGRQSFFTLFEIEAHKQIANSITVDDISNIYRKNLKEQFGNSIDISEDFGIEWSCIPHFYHSPFYCYSYSFGNLLAVSLFQIYKNEGDDFVSTYTDILSAGGSQKPEKLLKEHGLDISKSKFWQSGFDYIKKQVDDLSKL, from the coding sequence GTGCAGAAATACAAAAACGGCATATGGGACCTTGATGATTTAGTTAAGAATCCAACTAGGCAAACGTTTGATAAAAAAATAAAGGAAATACAAAAACAGTCTGAAAAATTTGCAAAAAATAAATCTCAACTTAAACCAAACATGTCCTCTAAGAAATTTTTACAGTTACTACATGAAATTGAAGATATTACAGAAAAATCAAGCAAGATTGGCGGATATGCAGGGCTAAAATTCTCCGAAGATACACAATCAGATGAGGCTACCGCACTACTGAATAGAATTTCGCAGTTTGGCTCTACTATACAAAATAAAATGCTATTTTTTGATTTATGGTGGAAAAAGCAGGTAGACGAAAAAAATGCAAGAAGATTGATCAAAGATGCAGGAGAATTATCAGATTATTTACGATACAAGAGATTAGTTGCAAAATATGCACTAACAGAGCCTGAAGAGAAAATCATCAATACACTAGATGTGACAGGAATTTCTGCACTTGTAAAAATTTATGATAAAATAACAAATGCTTTCACATATACCGTTAATGTAAATGGCAAAAAAAAGACAATGGGACGGGAACAACTTACAACACTAGTAAGAAACAAGAATCCAAAAGTTAGAGAAGCAGCCTACAAATCGCTATTAACAAAATATCAAGATAACAAAGGAGTAATCGGTCAGATTTATCAAAATATTGTACTAAACTGGAAAAACGAAGGAATTGATATGAGAGGCTTTAAGGACCCAATCTCAATTCAGAACATTTCAAACGATGTAGATGATAAGACTATAGATGTAATGTTAGAGGTATGTAAAAAAAATGCACCAGTATTTCAGAAATACTTCCAGCAAAAAGCAAAACGTGTAGGAGTAAAGAAACTTAGAAGATATGATTTGTATGCACCATCAAAGAAGAGTGCTGCAGAAAGAAACTATACATTTGATCAGGGAACAAAGCTAGTTCTTGATTCTCTTAATCGATTCAGTCCAAAAATTGCAGAATATGCATCACGTGTTTTCAATGAAAATCATATAGACTATTCATTAAGACATGGAAAAAGAGATGGCGCATTTTGTAGTACTCCACTTCCATACATTACACCATTTGTTTTAATCAATTATACTGGAAAATCAAGAGATGTCTTTACACTTGCACATGAAATTGGACATGCTGTTCACAGTGTTGCTGCATCAGAGAAATCAATTTTAGTTTCAGATGCACCATTACCTCTTGCAGAAACTGCATCTACATATTCAGAATTATTACTTTATGATAACATTTCAAGTCAGATTTCAGATGGGGAAAAAGCATCTATGCTTTCAGATAAGATTGATGACTTTTATGCAACAATTGGAAGACAGTCATTTTTCACATTATTTGAAATAGAGGCTCATAAGCAAATTGCAAACTCTATCACAGTAGATGATATATCAAACATTTACAGAAAGAATTTGAAAGAGCAGTTTGGAAATTCGATAGATATTTCAGAAGACTTTGGAATAGAATGGAGTTGTATTCCGCATTTTTATCATTCTCCATTTTACTGTTATTCATACTCTTTTGGAAATTTGCTTGCAGTGTCATTATTCCAAATATACAAAAATGAAGGCGATGATTTTGTCTCTACATATACAGATATTTTATCTGCAGGTGGTTCACAAAAACCAGAAAAGTTACTAAAAGAACATGGACTAGATATTTCCAAATCAAAGTTCTGGCAGAGCGGATTTGATTATATCAAAAAGCAAGTAGACGATCTATCCAAATTATAA
- a CDS encoding pyruvoyl-dependent arginine decarboxylase: protein MLNLVAKELFLTRGIGVHEDKLTSFEYALRDAGIAGTNIVLISSIFPPKAKLIPKKEGLKKIKPGQILFTIYSRNQTNEPHRMISASVGLALPKDRTRYGYLSEYDAFGQNEKQAGDYAEDIAAQMLASSLGIPFDIDKSWDEKRQQWSISGKIYKSQNITMTAKGDKSGKWTTVFSAACLIL from the coding sequence ATGCTTAATCTAGTAGCTAAGGAATTATTTCTCACTAGAGGAATTGGTGTCCATGAAGATAAGCTTACAAGTTTTGAATATGCATTAAGAGATGCAGGAATTGCTGGAACAAATATTGTTTTAATCTCCAGCATCTTTCCACCAAAAGCCAAACTAATTCCTAAAAAGGAAGGTCTGAAAAAAATTAAACCTGGACAAATTCTATTTACAATTTATTCTCGAAACCAGACAAACGAGCCTCACAGAATGATCTCTGCATCTGTTGGCTTGGCGTTACCAAAGGATCGTACTAGATATGGTTACTTGTCTGAATATGATGCATTTGGACAAAATGAAAAACAAGCAGGTGATTACGCTGAAGATATTGCAGCACAAATGCTTGCATCATCACTTGGTATACCTTTTGATATTGACAAGAGCTGGGATGAAAAAAGACAACAGTGGTCAATTTCTGGAAAAATTTACAAATCTCAAAACATTACAATGACTGCTAAAGGTGACAAGTCTGGAAAATGGACTACGGTTTTCTCTGCAGCGTGTTTAATTCTCTAA
- a CDS encoding peroxiredoxin family protein, which yields MTLQQGDTAEDFELLAHDGKPITLSSYKNSKNVVLCFYPKNHLFACPSKKVFEMAKSVISVYPEITATDTVVFAISVDSVDSQADFVKEYEIPYVHLSDQKKTACKKYAGTNITGLAKRSTFVIDKNGIIQDVMRDINVASHGQEILDSLKKIKV from the coding sequence ATGACTCTTCAACAAGGCGATACAGCAGAAGATTTTGAATTATTAGCACATGATGGAAAGCCTATCACACTCAGCTCATACAAAAACTCAAAAAATGTTGTATTGTGTTTTTACCCAAAAAACCATCTCTTTGCATGTCCTTCAAAAAAAGTCTTTGAGATGGCAAAAAGCGTAATCTCGGTTTATCCTGAAATTACTGCAACTGACACAGTTGTATTTGCCATATCTGTAGATTCTGTTGATTCTCAGGCTGATTTTGTTAAAGAATATGAAATTCCATATGTACATCTAAGTGATCAAAAGAAAACTGCTTGCAAGAAATATGCTGGAACCAACATTACCGGTCTTGCAAAACGAAGTACCTTTGTGATTGATAAAAATGGTATAATTCAAGATGTAATGAGAGATATCAATGTCGCATCTCATGGACAGGAAATTCTTGATTCATTAAAGAAAATCAAAGTATAA
- a CDS encoding ChuX/HutX family heme-like substrate-binding protein, whose translation MLKEILADIIKVDDVLMVVKSNGATIEMRSNSLSIRQKEKWITIGENDGPCHMHVNNEMIKNAEFVIEQKPERTSFSVRFFDEKNERVLGCFFTKMYDENKMIKSERKKLYDDLHVKYGQKIEF comes from the coding sequence ATGTTAAAGGAGATTCTTGCTGATATTATCAAAGTTGATGATGTACTAATGGTAGTCAAAAGTAACGGTGCCACAATAGAAATGAGAAGTAATTCGCTTTCCATAAGACAAAAGGAAAAATGGATAACTATTGGAGAAAATGATGGCCCTTGTCATATGCATGTCAATAATGAAATGATAAAAAATGCAGAATTTGTTATAGAGCAAAAACCTGAAAGAACTAGTTTCAGTGTAAGATTTTTTGATGAAAAAAATGAGCGTGTTCTTGGATGTTTTTTTACAAAAATGTATGATGAAAACAAAATGATAAAGTCAGAACGCAAAAAACTCTACGATGATCTGCATGTAAAATATGGGCAGAAAATCGAGTTCTAA
- the rlmN gene encoding 23S rRNA (adenine(2503)-C(2))-methyltransferase RlmN — MTDLYRLLPEEMEKMVIDMGYQRYRADQILMPLYFKFPKSIADIKQLPKKMIAEMVEAGYTIGSAKEIHRVTSEDGDTTKLLLNLTNDKSVETVLMQYESEKENGLPRSTVCVSTQIGCAMGCTFCATGQMGFETNLKAEHIVAQVVHFEEIIEQKKEHITNLVFMGMGEPMANYDEMIRAVKILTDPRGFGLGQRHITISTIGIKEGIEKLADEDLQIGLAISLHAPNNELRKKLVPTATKDSVKEIIDAGHYYFKKTGRRVTFEYALMEGVNDSRDTAQELAELLRGNGSHVNVIPINPTAGDFKRPSKSRVFEFKRILNEAGVNCTIRIEKGTEISAACGQLRTDIVQIK, encoded by the coding sequence ATGACTGACCTGTATAGGCTACTTCCTGAAGAGATGGAAAAAATGGTAATTGACATGGGATATCAAAGATATAGGGCAGATCAAATTCTAATGCCTCTTTATTTCAAATTTCCCAAAAGTATTGCAGATATCAAACAGCTGCCAAAAAAAATGATTGCAGAGATGGTCGAGGCAGGATATACGATTGGTTCTGCAAAAGAGATTCACAGAGTTACAAGCGAAGATGGAGATACTACAAAATTATTGCTTAACCTTACTAATGATAAATCAGTTGAAACAGTTCTCATGCAATACGAGTCTGAAAAAGAAAACGGACTTCCAAGATCAACAGTATGTGTTTCTACTCAGATTGGTTGTGCAATGGGATGTACATTTTGTGCAACAGGGCAGATGGGCTTTGAGACAAATCTAAAGGCAGAACATATCGTGGCACAGGTAGTTCATTTTGAAGAGATAATTGAGCAAAAAAAGGAGCACATTACAAATTTAGTTTTCATGGGAATGGGAGAACCTATGGCAAACTATGATGAAATGATTAGGGCTGTGAAAATTTTAACAGACCCAAGAGGGTTTGGATTAGGACAACGACATATTACAATTTCAACAATCGGAATCAAAGAAGGAATTGAAAAATTAGCTGATGAAGATTTGCAGATTGGTCTTGCAATATCTCTACATGCACCAAATAATGAATTACGAAAAAAATTAGTTCCTACCGCTACAAAAGATTCAGTTAAAGAGATAATTGATGCAGGGCATTATTATTTCAAAAAAACAGGCAGACGGGTGACATTTGAGTATGCGTTAATGGAAGGGGTAAATGATTCACGAGATACTGCACAGGAATTGGCAGAACTGTTACGAGGAAACGGATCACATGTGAATGTAATTCCGATAAATCCAACTGCTGGTGACTTTAAACGCCCATCAAAAAGTAGAGTGTTTGAGTTTAAACGAATTTTAAATGAAGCAGGAGTAAACTGTACCATCCGTATTGAAAAGGGCACAGAGATATCTGCTGCATGTGGTCAGCTTCGAACAGA